A window of Bradyrhizobium sp. AZCC 1610 contains these coding sequences:
- a CDS encoding inner membrane-spanning protein YciB, with protein MKDVFARLGADFFSTILFIAIYLTTDNVLLATGVAIAGAIAQVIYSRVKGKELGYMTWASLALVIVLGSATLLTHDPRFVLAKPAIGHLAIGVIMLKRGWMLRYMPPIVTQAIPEYVTFAGYAWAALCFVLAAGTIGVAMTGDMKLWTFYVTVVLVGAKIAAFAIQYIAFRVLVGSRLRAAAQRA; from the coding sequence ATGAAGGACGTATTCGCCAGACTGGGCGCCGATTTTTTCTCCACCATCCTGTTCATCGCGATCTACCTCACCACCGACAACGTGCTGCTGGCGACCGGCGTGGCGATCGCAGGCGCCATCGCCCAGGTGATTTACTCGCGCGTCAAGGGCAAGGAGCTCGGCTACATGACGTGGGCGAGCCTGGCACTCGTCATCGTGCTCGGCAGCGCGACGCTGTTGACGCATGATCCGCGCTTCGTGCTGGCGAAACCCGCGATCGGCCATCTTGCGATCGGCGTCATCATGCTCAAGCGCGGCTGGATGCTGCGCTATATGCCGCCGATCGTGACTCAGGCCATTCCCGAGTATGTCACCTTCGCGGGCTACGCCTGGGCCGCGCTGTGTTTCGTGCTCGCCGCCGGCACCATCGGTGTCGCCATGACCGGCGACATGAAGCTGTGGACGTTCTACGTGACCGTCGTACTGGTCGGCGCCAAGATTGCCGCCTTCGCAATTCAATACATCGCGTTTCGTGTCTTGGTCGGCAGCCGGCTTCGCGCTGCCGCCCAACGCGCCTAA
- a CDS encoding DUF429 domain-containing protein, whose translation MSKRSGCRALGLDGFSKGWVAVLLDGDVQEISFHRDITDALSRSCDRAGIDIPIGMSDHGERDCDLLARAKLRPHASRVFAGARRWLWSEFSDPNDANREAQRRGQKRVSRQLWHLGAKIMEVDAFVRANPSRDIREVHPELVFLRLNGNEPLPSKKSAGGVALRRALLKQSGFRQIDRWLTDERSGAKPDDVLDACAVAIAAREPAGSVPEGAPPVDAHGLPMRIWF comes from the coding sequence GTGAGCAAGAGGTCGGGGTGCAGGGCGCTTGGCCTCGACGGGTTCAGCAAAGGCTGGGTTGCCGTTCTCCTCGACGGTGACGTGCAGGAAATCTCTTTTCATCGCGACATCACGGACGCGCTGTCGCGTTCTTGCGATAGAGCGGGGATCGATATCCCGATCGGGATGAGCGATCACGGCGAACGCGACTGCGACCTGCTGGCTCGAGCAAAATTGCGGCCGCACGCGTCGCGCGTCTTTGCCGGCGCTCGCCGCTGGCTGTGGTCGGAGTTCAGCGATCCCAATGATGCCAACCGGGAGGCGCAGCGGCGCGGGCAAAAGCGGGTGTCCCGCCAGCTCTGGCATCTGGGTGCGAAGATCATGGAGGTCGACGCGTTCGTGCGCGCGAATCCATCTCGCGATATTCGCGAGGTGCATCCCGAACTGGTGTTTCTGCGATTGAACGGCAACGAGCCCTTGCCGTCGAAGAAATCCGCCGGGGGAGTTGCGCTGCGCCGCGCGCTGCTCAAGCAATCGGGCTTTCGGCAGATCGATCGCTGGCTGACCGATGAACGTAGCGGTGCAAAGCCTGACGATGTGCTGGATGCCTGCGCGGTTGCGATTGCGGCCCGCGAGCCTGCGGGCAGCGTCCCCGAGGGGGCGCCGCCCGTTGATGCGCACGGCTTGCCGATGCGGATCTGGTTTTAG
- a CDS encoding MaoC family dehydratase, producing the protein MIEWFDDLKIGMRFKSEAATVSKEDIVRFAKEYDPQPFHLDEEAAKKSILGGLAASGWQTAAIAMRLAASARPFGPHPLFGAGVDDLRWLKPVRPGDTIFLEGEVVELVASRTKPQGIARVKWIAYNQHGEAVYTFNPIAIVPSRPK; encoded by the coding sequence ATGATCGAGTGGTTCGACGACCTGAAGATCGGGATGCGCTTCAAGAGTGAGGCGGCGACGGTGTCGAAGGAGGACATCGTCCGCTTCGCCAAAGAGTACGATCCGCAGCCGTTTCATCTCGATGAGGAGGCGGCCAAGAAGTCCATTCTCGGGGGCCTCGCCGCTTCCGGATGGCAGACGGCGGCGATCGCCATGCGGCTCGCCGCGAGCGCGCGGCCGTTCGGGCCGCACCCGCTGTTCGGCGCCGGCGTCGACGATCTGCGCTGGCTGAAGCCGGTGCGGCCCGGCGACACCATTTTTCTCGAAGGGGAGGTGGTGGAATTGGTGGCATCGCGCACGAAGCCGCAAGGTATCGCCCGGGTCAAGTGGATCGCCTACAACCAGCATGGCGAAGCGGTCTATACCTTCAATCCGATTGCAATCGTGCCCAGCCGACCGAAGTGA
- a CDS encoding fumarate hydratase has translation MNAPTAFPDQKPVPPYKHTPLFPLGADTTPYKKITAEGVRVEKVLGKDMLVVSREALRALSEAAFGDINHYLRPGHLKQLRSILEDKEASDNDKFVAFDFLKNANIAAGGVLPMCQDTGTAIIMGKKGCNVITDGDDEAALSEGARDAYLRRNLRYSQVAPLSMYEEKNTANNMPAQCEIYAEGDDAYKFMFMAKGGGSANKSFLFQATPSVLTKDRLLAFLKEKVLTLGTAACPPYHLAIVIGGTSAELCMKTVKLASARYLDALPTHGSADGNAFRDLEMEQEILKMTQSLGVGAQFGGKYFCHDVRVIRMPRHGASLPIGLGVSCSADRQVLGKITKDGVYLEELEHNPAQYLPAVEQSLGGEVVKIDLNKPMMEILATLSQYPIKTRVSMTGTMIVARDSAHAKLRERLEKGEPLPDYFKNHPVYYAGPAKTPDGYASGAFGPTTAGRMDSFVDQFQAAGGSMVMVAKGNRAVAVREACKKHGGFYLGSIGGAAANLAEHCIKKVEVVEYPELGMEAIWRIEVEDFPAFIIIDDKGNDFFKELNLG, from the coding sequence ATGAACGCCCCGACCGCCTTCCCTGACCAAAAGCCTGTTCCGCCCTACAAGCACACGCCGCTGTTTCCGCTCGGCGCGGACACCACGCCCTACAAGAAGATCACGGCCGAGGGCGTGCGGGTCGAAAAGGTGCTCGGCAAGGACATGCTCGTCGTGTCGCGCGAGGCGCTGCGGGCGCTGTCGGAGGCTGCCTTCGGCGACATCAATCACTATCTGCGGCCGGGCCACCTGAAGCAGTTGCGCTCGATCCTGGAAGACAAGGAAGCCAGCGACAACGACAAGTTCGTCGCCTTTGACTTCCTGAAGAACGCCAACATCGCCGCCGGTGGCGTGCTGCCGATGTGCCAGGATACCGGCACCGCGATCATCATGGGCAAGAAGGGCTGCAACGTCATCACCGATGGCGACGATGAGGCCGCGCTCTCGGAAGGCGCGCGCGACGCCTATTTGCGCCGTAACTTGCGCTATTCGCAGGTCGCGCCGTTGTCGATGTATGAGGAGAAGAACACCGCCAACAACATGCCGGCGCAGTGCGAGATCTACGCCGAGGGCGATGACGCCTACAAATTCATGTTCATGGCCAAGGGCGGCGGCTCCGCCAACAAGAGTTTTCTGTTCCAGGCGACGCCTTCGGTGCTGACCAAAGACCGCCTGCTCGCGTTCCTGAAGGAGAAGGTGCTGACGCTCGGCACCGCGGCGTGCCCGCCGTATCATCTGGCCATCGTGATCGGCGGCACTTCCGCCGAGCTCTGCATGAAAACCGTAAAACTCGCGTCCGCGCGCTATCTCGATGCGTTGCCGACCCACGGCTCGGCCGATGGCAACGCGTTCCGCGATCTGGAGATGGAGCAGGAAATCTTGAAGATGACGCAGTCGCTCGGCGTCGGCGCGCAGTTCGGCGGCAAGTATTTCTGCCACGACGTGCGCGTGATTCGGATGCCGCGGCATGGCGCGTCGCTGCCAATCGGGCTCGGCGTATCCTGCTCGGCGGACCGCCAGGTGCTCGGCAAGATCACCAAGGACGGCGTCTATCTCGAGGAGCTCGAGCATAATCCGGCGCAGTATTTGCCTGCGGTCGAACAGTCGCTCGGCGGCGAGGTCGTGAAGATCGATCTCAACAAGCCGATGATGGAAATTCTGGCGACGCTGTCGCAATACCCGATCAAGACGCGCGTCTCGATGACCGGCACGATGATCGTGGCGCGCGATTCCGCCCACGCCAAGCTGCGCGAGCGGCTGGAGAAGGGCGAGCCGCTGCCGGATTACTTCAAGAACCATCCGGTGTATTACGCCGGTCCCGCCAAGACGCCCGACGGCTACGCCTCCGGGGCGTTCGGCCCGACCACCGCGGGTCGCATGGATTCCTTCGTCGACCAGTTCCAGGCAGCGGGCGGATCGATGGTGATGGTCGCCAAGGGCAACCGCGCGGTCGCGGTGCGCGAGGCCTGCAAGAAGCACGGCGGCTTCTATCTCGGCTCGATCGGCGGTGCGGCGGCAAACCTCGCCGAGCACTGCATCAAGAAGGTCGAGGTGGTGGAATATCCCGAACTCGGCATGGAAGCGATCTGGCGTATCGAGGTCGAGGATTTCCCGGCCTTCATCATCATCGACGACAAGGGCAATGATTTCTTCAAGGAATTGAATCTGGGGTGA
- a CDS encoding type II toxin-antitoxin system RelE/ParE family toxin — MKIIVHESAARDLDGIFDWISKDSPAAAAELVRRIQLRINRLAVVGLAHMGRPGLVEGTRELLETPYIPIL; from the coding sequence ATGAAGATCATCGTTCACGAATCCGCCGCCCGTGATCTCGACGGGATATTCGACTGGATTTCCAAAGATAGCCCCGCCGCAGCCGCCGAACTGGTTCGGCGTATCCAGCTTCGCATCAATCGGCTCGCTGTTGTCGGCCTTGCGCATATGGGGAGGCCGGGTCTGGTCGAAGGAACGCGAGAATTGTTGGAAACGCCCTATATTCCTATATTATAG
- a CDS encoding methyltransferase family protein, with translation MIAKLLLQNTIVVIAMGALLFAAAGSLDWPAAWVMLIVSAILGPACGLWLAKTDPALLAERMRPTFQANQPAADKIFMLIFFLALLLWLVAIGLDRRANASDVPLPLQALGLAMYLLSIAFIMWVFRENSFAAPVVKVQAERHQRVISSGPYAFVRHPMYSGIMLYFLGIPLLLGSWWGVAFAPVFAVLFAIRARIEERALVEGLPDYADYAARVRYRLVPGLW, from the coding sequence ATGATCGCAAAACTCTTGCTGCAGAACACCATCGTCGTCATTGCCATGGGCGCGCTATTGTTCGCCGCGGCGGGTTCGCTGGACTGGCCGGCGGCGTGGGTAATGCTGATCGTCAGCGCGATCCTTGGCCCCGCCTGCGGATTGTGGCTAGCCAAGACCGATCCGGCGCTGCTCGCCGAGCGCATGCGGCCGACTTTTCAGGCCAACCAGCCTGCCGCCGACAAGATATTCATGCTGATCTTCTTTCTGGCGCTGTTGCTATGGCTCGTTGCGATCGGCCTCGACCGGCGCGCGAACGCCTCCGACGTTCCGCTGCCGCTGCAGGCGCTCGGCCTTGCGATGTATCTGCTCTCGATCGCCTTCATCATGTGGGTGTTCCGCGAGAATTCGTTCGCCGCACCGGTCGTCAAGGTGCAGGCCGAGCGCCACCAACGCGTAATCTCAAGCGGGCCCTACGCCTTCGTCCGTCATCCCATGTACAGCGGCATCATGCTGTACTTCCTTGGAATACCGCTGCTCCTGGGATCGTGGTGGGGTGTGGCGTTCGCGCCGGTGTTCGCCGTCCTGTTCGCCATTCGCGCCCGCATCGAGGAGCGCGCGCTGGTCGAAGGACTGCCTGATTATGCTGACTATGCCGCGCGCGTGCGCTATCGTCTGGTGCCCGGACTTTGGTGA
- a CDS encoding GFA family protein: MPDSKTYTGGCHCGQVRFECTSDLAMVTACNCTICTKKGLHFTFLDPKSFHLRAGEENLKEYLFNKHVIHHQLCVDCGVDVFARGKKPDGSDVVALNVSCIDGIELSKLTMTPVDGRSM, from the coding sequence ATGCCCGATAGCAAGACCTATACCGGCGGCTGCCATTGCGGCCAGGTACGTTTCGAATGCACCAGCGACCTCGCGATGGTCACCGCCTGCAACTGCACGATCTGCACCAAGAAGGGGCTGCATTTCACCTTTCTCGATCCGAAGAGCTTTCATCTCCGCGCCGGCGAGGAAAACCTGAAAGAATACCTCTTCAACAAGCACGTGATCCACCACCAGCTCTGCGTCGATTGCGGCGTCGATGTCTTCGCGCGCGGCAAGAAGCCCGACGGCAGCGACGTGGTGGCGCTGAATGTAAGCTGCATCGACGGCATCGAACTGTCGAAGCTGACGATGACGCCGGTGGATGGACGGAGCATGTGA
- a CDS encoding glutathione S-transferase, translating to MRYELYYWPMIQGRGEYVRLALEEAGAGYTDVARRGNGMSAMTRMMEAGKGTPPFAPPFLKAGKLVIGQTANILLYLGSRHGLAPKAEAGKLWVHQLQLTIADLVLEVHDTHHPLGQSLYYEDQKAPAKKRTDEFWKSRVPKYLIYFEDLLAANGGTYITGRRLTYVDLSLFQIVEGLRYAFPKRMQEFEGEIPGLVGLHDRVAARPNIKAYLASDRRIAFNEEGIFRRYKALDI from the coding sequence ATGCGTTACGAGCTCTATTACTGGCCGATGATTCAAGGCCGCGGCGAATATGTCCGCCTCGCGCTGGAGGAGGCCGGCGCAGGCTATACCGACGTGGCGCGCCGCGGCAACGGCATGTCGGCAATGACGCGCATGATGGAAGCGGGGAAGGGAACGCCGCCCTTCGCGCCGCCGTTCCTGAAAGCCGGGAAGCTGGTGATCGGGCAGACCGCCAACATCCTGCTCTATCTGGGATCGCGCCATGGGCTGGCGCCGAAGGCCGAGGCCGGCAAACTCTGGGTGCATCAATTGCAGCTCACGATCGCCGATCTGGTGCTGGAAGTGCACGACACCCATCACCCGCTCGGTCAGTCGCTCTATTACGAGGACCAGAAGGCGCCGGCAAAAAAGCGCACCGATGAATTCTGGAAATCGCGCGTGCCGAAATATCTCATCTATTTCGAGGACCTGCTGGCGGCCAATGGCGGCACCTACATCACCGGCCGCCGCCTGACCTATGTCGATCTGTCGCTGTTCCAGATCGTGGAAGGCCTGCGCTACGCCTTTCCAAAGCGCATGCAGGAGTTCGAAGGGGAGATTCCCGGGCTCGTCGGCCTGCACGACCGGGTGGCGGCGCGGCCGAACATCAAGGCGTATCTGGCGAGCGATCGACGGATTGCGTTCAACGAGGAGGGGATCTTCCGGAGGTACAAGGCGCTCGATATCTAG
- a CDS encoding DUF3606 domain-containing protein translates to MADNSKKRGGADRGLIAVSEPYEVAYWSKKFKITPAKLKAAVKKVGHSAKKVGAYIKLHKAADRARIAVSQPYEVSYWSKKFKVTPARLKAAVAAVGHSSKTVGAHLAKGKAPKKAKKSARKSPGKMTKKRTKRKAA, encoded by the coding sequence ATGGCGGACAACAGCAAGAAGCGCGGCGGGGCCGATCGCGGGCTGATCGCGGTGAGCGAGCCTTACGAGGTCGCTTACTGGTCGAAGAAATTCAAGATCACGCCGGCCAAGCTGAAAGCCGCCGTCAAGAAAGTGGGGCACTCCGCCAAGAAGGTAGGCGCCTATATCAAGCTGCACAAGGCTGCCGACCGGGCCCGCATCGCGGTGAGCCAGCCCTATGAAGTCAGCTACTGGTCGAAGAAGTTCAAGGTCACGCCCGCCAGATTGAAGGCCGCGGTCGCCGCCGTCGGGCATTCGTCGAAAACAGTCGGCGCCCATCTCGCCAAGGGCAAGGCTCCGAAGAAGGCGAAGAAGAGCGCCAGGAAGAGTCCCGGCAAAATGACAAAGAAGCGCACAAAGAGAAAAGCCGCCTAG
- a CDS encoding lectin, producing MKSFARIISPACFALAAISALASAPAQAQSADTGFFVTSNGIGNGGNLGGLAGADNHCQTLAQAAGAGGKTWRAYLSTQAADGTPAVNARDRIGKGPWKNAKGAVVAKDVAELHGANGLTKQTALSEKGEVINGRGDTSNRHDVLTGSQPDGSAFAAGEDRTCKNWTSSTQGAAIVGHSDRVGLRDDDASKSWNSSHPSRGSDGGCSQADLKSTGGDGLFYCFATN from the coding sequence ATGAAGAGCTTCGCCAGGATCATCTCGCCGGCATGCTTTGCGCTTGCCGCCATATCGGCTCTCGCCAGCGCGCCCGCGCAGGCGCAATCGGCCGATACCGGTTTCTTCGTGACCAGCAACGGCATCGGCAATGGCGGCAATCTCGGCGGGCTCGCCGGCGCCGACAATCACTGCCAGACATTGGCGCAGGCGGCCGGAGCCGGCGGCAAGACCTGGCGCGCTTACCTCTCGACGCAAGCCGCCGACGGCACGCCGGCCGTCAATGCGCGCGATCGCATCGGCAAGGGGCCGTGGAAGAATGCCAAGGGCGCGGTAGTCGCCAAGGACGTCGCCGAATTGCACGGCGCCAACGGTCTCACCAAGCAGACCGCGCTCAGCGAGAAGGGCGAGGTCATCAACGGCCGCGGCGATACGTCCAATCGCCACGATGTGCTGACGGGATCGCAGCCCGATGGGTCAGCGTTTGCGGCGGGCGAGGATCGCACCTGCAAGAACTGGACGAGTTCGACGCAAGGCGCCGCGATAGTCGGACATTCCGATCGCGTCGGCCTGCGCGACGACGACGCCTCGAAATCCTGGAACTCTTCGCACCCCTCGCGCGGATCTGACGGTGGCTGCTCGCAGGCCGACCTGAAGAGCACCGGCGGCGACGGGTTGTTCTATTGCTTCGCGACGAACTGA